In a genomic window of Elusimicrobiota bacterium:
- a CDS encoding (2Fe-2S) ferredoxin domain-containing protein yields the protein MDKKPVPFKKTVFVCVNVRHGGRVACGNPGRGGVELCESLKHAVKEKGLKGKVRVAKSGCLDLCEQGPNAFVYPGGEWLSGVTAADVPEIIKKLED from the coding sequence ATGGACAAGAAGCCCGTTCCCTTCAAGAAGACCGTCTTCGTCTGCGTGAACGTCCGCCATGGCGGGCGCGTCGCCTGCGGGAACCCCGGCCGCGGCGGAGTCGAGCTGTGCGAGTCGCTCAAGCACGCGGTCAAGGAGAAGGGCCTCAAGGGCAAGGTGCGCGTCGCGAAATCAGGCTGCCTCGACCTGTGCGAGCAGGGCCCCAACGCCTTCGTCTATCCCGGCGGGGAATGGCTCTCCGGGGTGACCGCGGCCGACGTGCCCGAGATCATCAAGAAGCTGGAGGACTAG
- a CDS encoding CPBP family intramembrane metalloprotease, translating into MKKHWSSLVAVWLALNPLSAVAQTKVGAVAAQGSSAGAASAAISAVIPGPTTNAVLPSNSVSLSVQGLSAAPVPTAVKISAGNAVQSVLPLVAPASIEVRSRKVTPSVAVKMVVNPLSVLKTGPAVPVTRSEKAVAVVRDEVANWSPRTPEDSVLAPSFQRSFSSLSLVRSAASTPESRDVVPAPRAPAPVPGRPALSKSFLIAGASFVGVALISAAVPALMPAAVVVWKGAFAWSGLAAMAASRYWRSPGSAPDVPRGPPAKAGGSFSSFKAAWAAARDSAAAQRSFEKRVGGSSWSSFRDWALGGLRTGLYWMAPSLLLMLVGAALAKGGMLLLGLKAAAAAPAAAAMIPLTALLGTYLPMALAAEAGSVALFFGVAALARKLGAGRAAPWLAGAAALGASAAVLMTLTSAPFIILVSLALEAGVLWTAWRSDSFLAPLALRSILTMFSLEAARLGAWIKFGAAGALVGLPPVWGGVAVAGLVFLAFKLKSPGLRLSEIGSWWNAEDGAQRPKSPGRILSAGLVWGLVVYAIGDLTFWAINAIAPGAEPAPGILAKMLTAGVDLVLYNFVIVGLLEEYVFRRGLFKSMNGWLDKRGLKPGKAFWTAAIGSALIFSGVHYIDWGAMLGWFGLGDPAASSGLAAGAYAFTWAGFVARSVLGVVLAWMYKRSGLLLIPIVAHFWADSMEGLGLAFGLPVFLALAAGALLLSFVFRPKALTPKSS; encoded by the coding sequence GTGAAGAAGCATTGGTCCTCCTTAGTCGCCGTATGGCTCGCCCTCAATCCTCTCTCCGCCGTCGCCCAGACGAAGGTCGGCGCCGTCGCCGCCCAAGGCTCCTCCGCCGGCGCCGCGTCAGCGGCAATTTCTGCCGTTATTCCTGGGCCGACGACGAATGCCGTTCTGCCATCGAATTCCGTGTCGTTATCGGTTCAAGGCTTGTCGGCGGCACCCGTACCGACCGCGGTCAAGATATCCGCCGGCAACGCCGTTCAATCCGTTCTCCCGCTCGTCGCGCCCGCTTCCATCGAGGTCCGGTCCCGCAAGGTCACCCCCTCCGTTGCCGTTAAGATGGTCGTTAATCCGTTAAGCGTTCTCAAAACCGGCCCCGCCGTTCCCGTCACCCGCTCAGAAAAGGCCGTCGCGGTCGTCCGCGACGAAGTCGCGAACTGGAGCCCCCGTACCCCCGAGGACAGCGTCCTCGCTCCGTCGTTCCAGCGCTCGTTCTCGAGCCTTTCCCTGGTCCGGTCCGCCGCTTCGACCCCCGAATCCCGCGACGTCGTCCCCGCTCCCCGCGCCCCGGCTCCCGTCCCCGGACGCCCGGCCCTCTCGAAGTCGTTCCTCATCGCCGGCGCCTCTTTCGTCGGCGTCGCCCTGATCTCCGCGGCCGTCCCCGCTCTGATGCCCGCCGCTGTCGTCGTCTGGAAAGGCGCCTTCGCCTGGTCCGGCCTCGCCGCGATGGCCGCCTCCCGGTATTGGCGCTCCCCCGGTTCCGCCCCCGACGTTCCTCGCGGCCCTCCCGCCAAAGCGGGGGGCTCCTTCTCTTCTTTCAAGGCCGCCTGGGCCGCGGCCCGCGACAGCGCCGCCGCCCAGCGCTCGTTCGAGAAACGCGTCGGCGGTTCCTCGTGGTCGTCCTTCCGCGACTGGGCCCTCGGCGGCCTGCGCACTGGCCTGTACTGGATGGCTCCTTCCCTGCTTCTGATGCTCGTCGGCGCCGCCTTAGCCAAGGGCGGCATGCTCCTTCTCGGCCTCAAGGCCGCGGCCGCCGCTCCCGCCGCCGCCGCCATGATCCCCCTGACGGCTCTGCTGGGAACCTACCTGCCGATGGCGCTCGCCGCCGAGGCCGGCAGCGTCGCCCTGTTCTTCGGCGTCGCGGCCTTGGCCCGCAAGCTCGGCGCCGGCCGCGCCGCCCCGTGGCTCGCCGGAGCCGCCGCGCTCGGCGCGTCGGCCGCCGTGCTGATGACCTTGACCTCGGCCCCGTTCATCATCCTCGTGAGCCTCGCCCTCGAGGCCGGCGTGCTCTGGACCGCCTGGCGCTCGGATTCCTTCCTGGCGCCGCTGGCCCTGCGCTCCATCCTGACGATGTTCTCCCTCGAGGCCGCGCGCCTCGGCGCGTGGATCAAGTTCGGCGCCGCGGGCGCCCTCGTCGGCCTGCCCCCGGTGTGGGGTGGCGTCGCCGTGGCCGGGCTCGTCTTTCTCGCGTTCAAGCTCAAGTCCCCGGGCCTGCGCCTGAGCGAGATCGGCTCCTGGTGGAACGCCGAGGACGGGGCCCAGCGGCCGAAATCGCCCGGGCGCATCCTCTCGGCCGGCCTCGTCTGGGGCCTGGTCGTCTACGCCATCGGCGACCTGACCTTCTGGGCGATCAACGCCATCGCCCCGGGCGCCGAGCCCGCCCCCGGCATCCTCGCCAAGATGCTGACCGCGGGCGTGGACCTCGTGCTCTATAACTTCGTCATCGTCGGCCTGCTCGAGGAGTACGTGTTCCGGCGGGGCCTGTTCAAATCGATGAACGGCTGGCTCGACAAGCGGGGCCTGAAGCCCGGAAAAGCCTTCTGGACGGCCGCGATCGGCTCGGCCCTGATCTTCTCCGGCGTGCACTACATCGACTGGGGCGCGATGCTGGGCTGGTTCGGGCTGGGAGACCCCGCGGCCTCGTCCGGCCTCGCCGCCGGCGCCTACGCCTTCACTTGGGCGGGCTTCGTCGCGCGCTCGGTCCTCGGCGTCGTGCTGGCCTGGATGTACAAGCGCTCGGGCCTTCTGCTGATCCCCATCGTCGCCCACTTCTGGGCCGACTCGATGGAGGGCCTGGGCTTGGCCTTCGGTCTTCCCGTCTTCCTCGCGCTGGCCGCCGGCGCGCTGCTCCTGTCCTTCGTGTTCCGCCCGAAGGCGCTCACACCGAAGTCGTCCTGA
- a CDS encoding efflux RND transporter permease subunit: protein MIQFFLRRPVLSNLITFVLCVIGGWHFFTSRREAFPDIKFDIVLVSTPYPGASPEEVETLVTRKIEDQVRGVSGVDRAESWSLENLSIIVLRLDEDLTQREKDKAVNDLYQAAQRVEDLPDLADKPIVQELTADRPLITLSVAGGTDEERDRFAEELKDQVEELDGVSRVAFKGDREREVLVEVDREKLARHRLTMGEVAAAIRGRNVDRSAGSTWAGTLENWVRVRGAVFTPEEVGSIVVRGNEARENLRVRDLARVAAGFAEGAIRTRAGGKPSIELHVSKHKSADVIELTGRVMRLRDEQAARAAAKGLELVISDDVSFFVKRRLKVMTGNMLQGGFLILAALFLFLDWRLAAVAALGVPISFASALVFAVPLGFTFNLMSLLAFIIVLGMLDDDSVVVAENIYKHLERGKEPFDAAVDGTREVMWPVLGSVMVSSCAFLPFAMMTGIMGKFLFMIPVVVIMCFAASLFEAFFILPGHVLELLPFGKPVGESAGGRWYLAGVGWYRRAITWVISHRGKFALLLLAFLLFTSGVAYWRLKFVLFPEGLIDQFFIQVEMPPGTNLEATEDAVRHVEKAVAGLPPSELEVQTAAVGLKGQEDQERLGTNYGQVRVYLTPEEKRPRRTKEIVADLRARIGLPPGAAGVTINELAPGPPVGEAIMVRVRGREPAVNREIALEIRAYLQSLKGVSDIRDSLEDGKWQWRVIPDEIEAAFAGVDAESIARDLFYAVDGMKASRIQLPDEEVEIRLRLKPEQRDSPQDLLGLDALNPKGQAVRLSRVARIEEKRGAPFLPRYNYKPAVSVYADVDEEVVTSREANRLLKEKFADVPKRFPGYELVYGGEEEETAKSMRSLARSFGVAVMLDFVILAVLFGSYVQPFIILLTVPIGLIGVVYALLVHGQPASFMAMLGVVAMTGVVVNNAIVIVNFINEKRAAGVPVEQAAVDAGAERLRAIFASSITTLLGLFPTAYGFGGYEPFVAPMALALAWGLTFAMPMTVFLIPAAYVTVDGWMAWVKARWARLLKRA from the coding sequence GTGATCCAGTTCTTCCTCCGCCGCCCCGTCCTCTCCAACCTCATCACCTTCGTCCTCTGCGTGATCGGCGGCTGGCACTTCTTCACCTCGCGCCGGGAGGCCTTCCCGGACATCAAGTTCGACATCGTCCTCGTCAGCACCCCCTATCCCGGCGCCTCCCCCGAGGAGGTCGAGACCCTCGTCACCCGCAAGATCGAGGACCAGGTCCGTGGCGTCTCCGGCGTCGACCGCGCGGAGAGCTGGTCCCTCGAGAACCTCTCCATCATCGTGCTGCGCCTCGACGAGGACCTCACCCAGCGCGAGAAGGACAAGGCGGTCAACGACCTCTACCAGGCGGCCCAGCGCGTCGAGGACCTGCCCGACCTCGCCGACAAGCCGATCGTCCAGGAGCTGACCGCCGACCGCCCGCTGATCACCCTCTCCGTCGCCGGCGGCACGGACGAGGAGCGGGACCGCTTCGCCGAGGAGCTCAAGGACCAGGTCGAGGAGCTCGACGGCGTCTCCCGCGTCGCCTTCAAGGGCGATCGCGAGCGGGAGGTCCTGGTCGAGGTCGACCGCGAGAAGCTCGCGCGCCACCGCCTGACCATGGGCGAGGTCGCCGCCGCGATCCGCGGCCGCAACGTCGACCGCTCGGCCGGCTCGACCTGGGCCGGCACCCTCGAGAACTGGGTGCGCGTGCGCGGCGCCGTCTTCACCCCGGAGGAGGTCGGCTCCATCGTCGTGCGCGGCAACGAGGCGCGCGAGAACCTGCGCGTGCGCGACCTCGCCCGCGTCGCCGCCGGCTTCGCGGAAGGGGCCATCCGCACGCGCGCCGGCGGCAAGCCCTCGATCGAGCTCCACGTCAGCAAGCACAAGTCCGCCGACGTGATCGAGCTGACCGGGCGCGTGATGAGGCTGCGCGACGAACAGGCCGCGCGGGCCGCGGCGAAGGGCCTGGAGCTCGTGATCTCCGACGACGTGAGCTTCTTCGTCAAGCGCCGGCTCAAGGTCATGACCGGCAACATGCTCCAGGGCGGCTTCCTGATCCTCGCCGCGCTGTTCCTGTTCCTCGACTGGCGCCTGGCCGCGGTCGCGGCGCTGGGCGTGCCGATCTCCTTCGCCTCCGCCCTCGTCTTCGCCGTGCCGCTCGGCTTCACCTTCAACCTGATGTCCCTGCTCGCCTTCATCATCGTCCTCGGCATGCTCGACGACGACTCCGTCGTCGTCGCGGAGAACATCTACAAGCACCTGGAGCGGGGCAAGGAGCCGTTCGACGCCGCCGTGGACGGCACGCGCGAGGTGATGTGGCCCGTGCTCGGCTCGGTCATGGTCTCCTCGTGCGCGTTCCTGCCGTTCGCGATGATGACCGGCATCATGGGCAAGTTCCTGTTCATGATCCCGGTCGTCGTCATCATGTGCTTCGCGGCGAGCCTGTTCGAGGCCTTCTTCATCCTGCCCGGCCACGTCCTCGAGCTGCTGCCGTTCGGCAAGCCCGTCGGCGAGAGCGCGGGCGGGCGCTGGTACCTGGCCGGCGTGGGCTGGTACCGCCGCGCGATCACCTGGGTGATCTCCCACCGAGGCAAGTTCGCGCTGCTGCTGCTCGCCTTCCTCCTCTTCACCTCCGGCGTCGCCTACTGGCGCCTGAAGTTCGTCCTCTTCCCGGAGGGCCTCATCGACCAGTTCTTCATCCAGGTCGAGATGCCCCCGGGGACGAACCTTGAGGCGACCGAGGACGCCGTGCGGCACGTCGAGAAGGCCGTCGCCGGCCTGCCTCCCTCCGAGCTCGAGGTCCAGACCGCGGCCGTCGGGCTGAAGGGGCAGGAGGATCAGGAGCGCCTCGGCACCAACTACGGCCAGGTGCGCGTGTACCTCACCCCCGAGGAGAAGCGCCCGCGCCGCACCAAGGAGATCGTCGCCGACCTGCGCGCCCGCATCGGCCTGCCGCCGGGCGCGGCCGGCGTCACCATCAACGAGCTCGCCCCGGGACCGCCCGTAGGCGAGGCGATCATGGTGCGCGTGCGCGGGCGCGAGCCCGCGGTCAACCGCGAGATCGCCCTCGAGATCAGGGCCTACCTCCAGTCCCTGAAGGGCGTCTCCGACATCCGGGACTCCCTCGAGGACGGCAAGTGGCAGTGGCGCGTGATCCCCGACGAGATCGAGGCCGCCTTCGCCGGCGTCGACGCCGAGAGCATCGCGCGCGACCTGTTCTACGCGGTCGACGGCATGAAGGCCTCCCGCATCCAGCTCCCCGACGAGGAGGTCGAGATACGCCTGCGCCTGAAGCCCGAGCAGCGCGACTCGCCGCAGGACCTGCTCGGCCTCGACGCCCTCAATCCGAAAGGTCAGGCCGTGCGCCTGTCGCGCGTGGCCCGCATCGAGGAGAAGCGCGGGGCCCCGTTCCTGCCGCGCTACAACTACAAGCCCGCGGTCTCCGTCTACGCCGACGTGGACGAGGAGGTCGTCACCTCGCGCGAGGCCAACCGCCTCCTGAAGGAGAAGTTCGCCGACGTGCCGAAGCGCTTCCCCGGCTACGAGCTGGTCTACGGCGGCGAGGAGGAGGAGACCGCGAAGTCGATGCGCTCGCTCGCCCGCTCCTTCGGCGTCGCGGTCATGCTCGACTTCGTGATCCTCGCCGTGCTTTTCGGCTCCTACGTGCAGCCCTTCATCATCCTGCTGACGGTCCCGATCGGCCTGATCGGCGTGGTCTACGCGCTGCTCGTCCACGGCCAGCCGGCGTCGTTCATGGCCATGCTCGGCGTCGTGGCGATGACGGGCGTCGTCGTCAACAACGCCATCGTGATCGTCAACTTCATCAACGAGAAGCGCGCCGCTGGGGTGCCCGTCGAGCAGGCCGCCGTGGACGCCGGGGCGGAACGGCTGCGGGCCATCTTCGCGAGCTCGATCACGACCTTGCTGGGGCTGTTCCCCACGGCGTACGGCTTCGGCGGCTACGAGCCCTTCGTGGCGCCCATGGCGCTGGCTCTCGCCTGGGGCCTGACCTTCGCGATGCCGATGACGGTGTTCCTCATCCCGGCGGCGTACGTGACGGTGGACGGGTGGATGGCGTGGGTCAAGGCGCGCTGGGCGCGCTTGCTCAAGCGCGCATGA
- a CDS encoding M48 family metallopeptidase, with the protein MALFRSRAEYWAPYLGVTFNRVSVKDQRTLWGSCTREGNLNFSWRLALAPDPVLDYLIVHELSHRAQMNHSRRFWAVVETLCPGHRSHRRWLRKNGRALHSAKRLS; encoded by the coding sequence GTGGCGTTATTCCGTTCAAGGGCGGAGTACTGGGCCCCCTATTTGGGGGTAACCTTCAACCGAGTGAGCGTCAAGGACCAGCGCACGCTGTGGGGCTCTTGCACGAGAGAGGGCAACCTCAACTTCTCCTGGCGCCTGGCCCTCGCCCCGGATCCGGTCCTCGACTACCTGATCGTCCACGAGCTCTCCCATCGCGCCCAGATGAACCATTCCCGTCGTTTCTGGGCCGTCGTCGAGACTTTGTGCCCCGGTCACCGGTCCCACCGCCGCTGGCTGCGCAAGAACGGCCGCGCGCTCCACTCAGCGAAGCGGCTTTCTTGA
- a CDS encoding YbbC/YhhH family protein, which yields MNKTAGLVVALALSTALAATAKGPPKDPCNSKEGCVPNEETAIAIAVAVWNPIYGKEKIESEKPFHARLSKGVWTVEGTLPEGWKGGTAEALIAKDDGRILRVTHYK from the coding sequence ATGAATAAGACCGCAGGACTCGTTGTAGCTCTTGCACTCAGCACGGCTCTGGCCGCAACGGCAAAAGGACCACCGAAGGATCCGTGTAATTCCAAAGAAGGCTGCGTTCCGAACGAAGAGACGGCAATCGCCATCGCCGTGGCTGTCTGGAATCCTATTTACGGCAAGGAAAAGATTGAAAGCGAAAAGCCGTTTCACGCCCGGCTATCGAAAGGAGTTTGGACGGTGGAAGGAACGCTCCCGGAAGGATGGAAGGGCGGAACGGCGGAAGCTCTAATCGCGAAAGACGACGGGCGCATTCTTAGGGTCACGCACTACAAATGA
- a CDS encoding barstar family protein, with translation MTSYSRPLSDRLADSEKEHVCCLSSDREREAHEAASRLGFLHQTIDLADSLSPSGIIEAFGKALEFPEPYGRNWDALIDCLRYLPDSTGYVLIVKSIDRLWKSDPNLYYKLTHILRDIGQESHSWKNERIPFKTILLTEDSELIRVVGCSL, from the coding sequence ATGACATCTTACTCACGCCCTCTCTCCGATCGTCTCGCCGATTCCGAAAAAGAACACGTCTGCTGCCTTTCCTCGGATCGAGAGCGCGAAGCGCATGAAGCGGCCTCTCGATTGGGATTCCTTCATCAAACGATCGATTTGGCGGACTCGCTGAGCCCCTCGGGAATCATCGAGGCCTTCGGCAAGGCGCTCGAATTTCCCGAGCCCTACGGCCGTAATTGGGATGCCCTGATCGACTGCCTGCGTTATCTGCCGGATTCCACGGGCTATGTCCTGATCGTCAAATCCATCGATCGCCTTTGGAAGTCCGATCCTAACCTTTACTATAAACTGACCCACATCCTCAGGGACATCGGCCAAGAATCTCATTCCTGGAAGAACGAGCGCATACCCTTTAAGACGATTCTTTTGACCGAGGATTCGGAGCTTATCCGGGTCGTCGGATGCAGCCTCTAG
- a CDS encoding TolC family protein: MLAGLAVALAAAASAAPLTLPEAMRLAVERSPEAAAARARRDSAALEEPLLLSNLDPKALGSYSYQDDRAPRTAPAFQGARARTERWETGLSQTTLLGTEAKLVWRGERLVNPSAFRPVDPTVDSRLAFELKQRLLRYFWGRPDVARRSRARSGAAAAAADFALARAAAASAAASAVIELRAAQRLQVIREEAVADARLLLKRTEEKRRYGTAEASDKLQAQAALESAETELLLALSARERARHALSAALRAEGPAQDLEVSTAAPSGLPADADLPPGETEALAARPDLASARSRRDALLWAARVADLDALPDLSLDASYAFGGLDSTYGGAWSDMRGWRHPVAAVGMSVVVPLTFRQERLTRRQAALALSAAEAELAGAENAARRAWRDGRETLSLSRRRLAAARRLEAIERDKLAAGESDFRSGRATTDLLVRFQQDLRRARAELTRAETDEALALLELARQAGVAGGP; encoded by the coding sequence ATGCTCGCCGGACTCGCCGTCGCCCTCGCCGCCGCGGCCTCGGCCGCGCCGCTGACCCTGCCCGAGGCGATGCGCCTCGCCGTCGAGCGCTCCCCCGAGGCGGCCGCCGCGCGCGCGCGCCGCGATTCGGCCGCCCTCGAGGAGCCGCTGCTGCTCTCGAACCTCGACCCCAAGGCGCTCGGCTCCTACTCCTATCAGGACGACCGCGCGCCGCGAACGGCGCCCGCGTTCCAGGGCGCGCGCGCGCGCACCGAGCGCTGGGAGACGGGGCTGTCCCAGACGACCCTGCTCGGCACCGAGGCGAAGCTCGTCTGGCGCGGCGAGCGCCTCGTCAACCCGTCGGCCTTCCGGCCGGTCGACCCGACCGTCGACTCCCGCCTCGCGTTCGAGCTCAAGCAGAGGCTGCTGCGCTACTTCTGGGGCCGCCCCGACGTCGCCCGGCGCTCCCGCGCCCGCTCCGGCGCGGCCGCGGCCGCCGCCGACTTCGCGCTCGCCCGCGCCGCCGCCGCGTCGGCGGCCGCCTCCGCCGTCATCGAGCTGCGCGCCGCCCAGCGGCTCCAGGTCATCCGCGAGGAGGCGGTGGCGGACGCGCGGCTCCTCCTGAAGCGGACCGAGGAGAAGCGCCGCTACGGCACCGCCGAGGCCTCGGACAAGCTCCAGGCCCAGGCCGCCCTCGAGTCGGCGGAGACCGAGCTCCTGCTCGCCCTCTCCGCGCGCGAGCGGGCCCGTCATGCGCTCTCCGCCGCCCTTCGCGCCGAGGGCCCGGCGCAGGACCTCGAGGTCTCGACCGCCGCCCCGAGCGGGCTGCCCGCCGACGCGGACCTCCCCCCGGGCGAGACCGAGGCGCTCGCCGCCCGCCCCGACCTCGCGAGCGCCCGGAGCCGGCGCGACGCGCTGCTGTGGGCCGCGCGCGTCGCGGACCTCGACGCCCTGCCGGACCTCTCGCTCGACGCGTCCTACGCCTTCGGCGGCCTCGACTCGACCTACGGCGGCGCGTGGAGCGACATGCGCGGCTGGCGTCACCCCGTCGCGGCGGTGGGCATGAGCGTCGTCGTCCCGCTGACCTTCCGGCAGGAGCGGCTCACGCGCCGCCAGGCGGCCCTCGCCCTCTCCGCCGCCGAGGCCGAGCTCGCCGGCGCCGAGAACGCCGCCCGCCGCGCCTGGCGCGACGGCCGGGAGACCCTGTCGCTGTCCCGCCGCCGCCTCGCGGCCGCCCGCCGCCTCGAGGCGATCGAGCGCGACAAGCTCGCCGCGGGCGAGTCCGACTTCCGCAGCGGCCGGGCCACGACGGACCTGCTCGTCCGTTTCCAGCAGGACCTGCGGCGCGCGCGCGCCGAGCTCACGCGGGCCGAGACCGACGAGGCCCTCGCCCTCCTCGAGCTCGCCCGCCAGGCCGGCGTCGCCGGAGGCCCGTGA